One Polycladomyces subterraneus genomic region harbors:
- the mtnA gene encoding S-methyl-5-thioribose-1-phosphate isomerase, protein MTISMEKIPHPRSVVWQEDRLLLLDQRRLPAETVYLELTTPEEVREAIVKLAVRGAPAIGTAAAFGMYLGVKDVPDADAGRLWSTLRRVGEDLRSARPTAVNLSWALERIRRRLETLKERPVSELKAALLAEAHAIQREDAEMCRKIGEHLLTLLEDGMGVLTHCNAGGLATAAYGTALAPLYLAKERGWHLRVFADETRPVLQGARLTAYELQQAGIDVTLICDNMAAAVMQKGWVQAVIVGTDRVAANGDVANKIGTYGLAVLAKAHGIPFYVAAPTSSIDLQTPTGADIPIEERPVEEITKGFGLATAPEGVRVYNPAFDVTPAELVTAIITEHGVIRPPFGPGLQEAVQRSQG, encoded by the coding sequence ATGACGATTTCGATGGAAAAAATCCCGCACCCACGTTCCGTTGTCTGGCAGGAAGACCGGCTCCTGCTGCTGGACCAGCGGCGCTTGCCCGCTGAGACGGTCTATCTGGAACTGACGACACCCGAGGAAGTGCGAGAAGCGATCGTGAAACTGGCGGTGAGAGGGGCGCCGGCGATCGGTACGGCGGCGGCGTTCGGGATGTATCTGGGAGTGAAGGATGTGCCGGATGCGGATGCGGGCCGATTATGGTCCACCTTGCGCCGGGTGGGGGAAGATCTTCGCTCTGCTCGGCCCACTGCGGTCAACCTCTCTTGGGCGCTGGAACGAATCCGGAGGCGGTTGGAAACGCTGAAGGAACGCCCGGTTTCGGAGCTGAAGGCCGCTTTATTGGCGGAAGCGCACGCGATCCAACGAGAAGATGCAGAAATGTGCAGGAAGATCGGCGAGCATTTGCTCACATTGTTGGAAGACGGGATGGGTGTGCTGACGCATTGCAACGCGGGCGGATTGGCCACGGCAGCATACGGCACGGCGTTGGCGCCATTGTATCTGGCAAAGGAAAGGGGATGGCATCTGCGCGTCTTTGCCGACGAGACGCGTCCGGTCCTGCAGGGCGCCAGGCTGACTGCATACGAGTTGCAGCAGGCGGGCATTGACGTCACACTGATCTGTGACAACATGGCGGCTGCCGTGATGCAGAAGGGATGGGTGCAGGCGGTGATCGTGGGAACGGACCGCGTCGCAGCCAACGGAGATGTGGCCAACAAAATTGGTACCTATGGACTGGCCGTGTTGGCCAAAGCACACGGGATCCCCTTCTATGTGGCCGCACCGACGTCTTCCATCGATTTGCAGACGCCCACGGGGGCGGACATCCCCATCGAAGAGCGGCCCGTAGAGGAGATCACCAAGGGATTCGGCCTTGCCACCGCGCCGGAAGGGGTTCGGGTGTATAACCCTGCATTCGATGTCACCCCGGCCGAACTCGTCACTGCGATCATTACTGAGCATGGCGTGATCCGTCCGCCGTTTGGACCTGGTTTGCAGGAAGCGGTTCAACGTTCGCAAGGGTGA